Proteins co-encoded in one Timaviella obliquedivisa GSE-PSE-MK23-08B genomic window:
- a CDS encoding transporter substrate-binding domain-containing protein — MRVQKKWLVWLAIATWSLICILGAHPAVAQVDHHSTLKTASYGWRPFIYEEESGGTKSVNGLDTRLANLAFSNIGYSVLYEGETSWNKLLDDLKKGKKDIIISASKRPEREAFGYYSKEFRRSVNVLFVPQGASEQYSLKNAADVLKMFHEKSFRLGVVDGYSYGQKEIDAYIKDSDNESKIVKAETDAELFNLLARKQVDGFLIDQIVGADISYKQQFQDIAEEYPLRISELPYYILFSKKSKQVTPELVEQFNASITKLKDNGQYNKLVQQYLFPVLLGFTTGQKWYFFVELTGVISFAVSGLVMANREGYDLFGALVLAALPGVGGGVLRDMIAGRTTLGLMKAPTYMMAVIITVLVGYVLIQLIGFWNDKIRKNTSQVQSNTPSLSAKTFNAVIELLDTLGLSTLSIIGVIVALETQSSPLWLWGPIFAAITSAGGGIIRDMVRADPNNPSLKGSFYPIIAIIWGFIFSMFIIWYSSQLNYYPDEIFKAVMVIIAGSFVTRVIAIFLRLKMPLFSYQPSQSKRDDARFQVPAYETGETGSEVRE, encoded by the coding sequence ATGCGGGTACAGAAAAAATGGTTGGTGTGGCTGGCGATCGCCACTTGGAGTTTAATTTGTATTTTAGGGGCACACCCTGCTGTTGCTCAAGTCGATCATCATTCAACTCTAAAAACAGCATCTTACGGTTGGCGACCCTTCATTTATGAAGAAGAAAGTGGGGGAACAAAGTCAGTCAACGGGCTAGATACTCGCTTAGCAAACTTAGCGTTCTCTAACATTGGTTACAGTGTTTTGTATGAAGGTGAAACTAGCTGGAACAAGCTATTGGATGATCTTAAAAAAGGAAAGAAAGACATCATTATCTCAGCTTCAAAGCGACCAGAAAGAGAGGCTTTTGGCTATTACTCCAAAGAGTTTCGGAGGTCTGTTAATGTACTTTTTGTTCCTCAAGGAGCGTCAGAGCAATATAGCTTAAAGAATGCTGCCGATGTACTGAAGATGTTTCACGAGAAATCTTTTCGTCTTGGCGTTGTAGACGGATACTCTTACGGTCAGAAGGAGATTGATGCCTATATTAAAGATTCCGATAATGAAAGCAAAATTGTTAAAGCTGAAACCGATGCAGAGCTTTTTAATTTGCTTGCTCGTAAGCAGGTTGATGGGTTTCTCATTGATCAAATTGTCGGTGCAGACATTTCCTACAAGCAGCAGTTCCAAGATATTGCCGAAGAGTATCCTCTTCGCATTAGCGAACTCCCTTACTACATTCTTTTCAGTAAAAAATCCAAGCAAGTTACACCTGAGCTAGTTGAGCAGTTTAATGCCAGCATTACGAAATTGAAAGATAACGGTCAATACAATAAGCTAGTTCAGCAATATTTATTCCCAGTCTTGTTAGGCTTTACTACAGGACAAAAATGGTACTTCTTTGTAGAACTAACTGGAGTAATTTCGTTTGCAGTTTCAGGGCTAGTAATGGCAAACCGCGAAGGCTACGATCTCTTTGGGGCTTTGGTGTTGGCGGCTTTGCCCGGAGTTGGCGGGGGAGTGTTGCGGGATATGATTGCCGGACGAACTACACTAGGCTTAATGAAAGCGCCCACTTATATGATGGCGGTGATTATTACAGTTTTGGTAGGATACGTGCTGATTCAATTAATCGGTTTTTGGAACGATAAGATCAGGAAAAACACTTCTCAGGTTCAAAGCAACACGCCTTCACTCAGTGCCAAGACATTCAATGCAGTGATTGAACTTTTAGATACGTTGGGTCTATCTACACTGTCGATTATTGGGGTGATTGTAGCCCTCGAAACTCAAAGTTCTCCGCTTTGGTTATGGGGGCCTATTTTTGCAGCCATCACCAGCGCTGGCGGTGGCATTATCCGCGATATGGTGAGAGCCGATCCAAATAATCCATCACTCAAGGGCTCTTTTTACCCAATCATTGCAATTATTTGGGGTTTCATTTTCTCAATGTTTATTATTTGGTATTCTAGCCAGTTAAACTATTACCCCGACGAAATTTTCAAGGCAGTTATGGTCATTATTGCAGGCTCGTTTGTGACACGGGTAATTGCAATTTTTCTAAGGCTGAAGATGCCTTTATTTTCCTACCAACCGAGTCAATCTAAAAGAGATGATGCTCGCTTTCAAGTGCCTGCCTACGAAACTGGTGAGACTGGGAGCGAAGTTAGAGAATAG
- a CDS encoding ectoine synthase produces MIYTNLEDVVGSERDVAWGNGQSRRFLVEQDGMGYSLTDTVINAGTESLLEYKNHMETCYCIEGEGEVETNGVVYSIKPGSMYALNRNDKHYLRAKTTMRLVCVFNPPLKGYESHSLTGQASCY; encoded by the coding sequence ATGATCTATACAAATTTAGAAGATGTAGTTGGCAGCGAACGTGATGTTGCTTGGGGAAACGGTCAAAGTCGCCGTTTTCTAGTTGAACAAGACGGAATGGGATACTCCTTAACCGATACCGTTATTAACGCTGGCACAGAATCTTTGCTGGAATATAAGAACCATATGGAGACTTGTTACTGCATTGAAGGCGAAGGCGAAGTCGAAACGAACGGTGTTGTTTACTCCATTAAGCCTGGTTCAATGTACGCACTGAACCGAAACGACAAACATTATTTGCGTGCCAAAACAACGATGCGCTTGGTCTGTGTATTCAACCCACCTCTCAAAGGCTACGAATCCCACAGCCTTACAGGACAAGCATCCTGCTACTAG